A single genomic interval of Symphalangus syndactylus isolate Jambi chromosome 18, NHGRI_mSymSyn1-v2.1_pri, whole genome shotgun sequence harbors:
- the APOL6 gene encoding apolipoprotein L6, which produces MDNQAEEESEAGVGLQRDEDDAPLCEDVELQDGDLSPEEKIFLRDFPILKEYLKGTIDKLRALADGIDKTHKKFAITNMVANSAAVISRVTSLLGLALAPATGAGSLLLSTAGQGLATVAEVTRIVSGMLERYKNKKAQAQAKDILPTRDQEDREDEEDKAHYVTAAREIIDNVGNTMKYTKENIRAFQKLRANPRLANDAKRLLTTGQVSSRSRAQVQKAFAGTTLAMTKKALIWEGVMSVFFLGRDLASLSKELTHLKEGTRTKFAEELRAKASELERKLTELTQLYESLLQKVRSRAGGVGKVKAYWKGLREHVWMWVWLCVCLCVCAYVQFT; this is translated from the coding sequence GGATGAGGATGACGCTCCTCTGTGTGAAGACGTGGAGCTACAAGACGGAGATCTGTCccctgaagaaaaaatatttttgagagacTTTCCCATATTGAAAGAATATCTAAAAGGGACCATTGACAAGCTCCGTGCCCTCGCAGACGGTATTGACAAAACCCACAAGAAATTCGCCATAACTAACATGGTGGCCAACTCTGCTGCTGTCATCTCTAGAGTGACGAGCCTCCTGGGTTTAGCCCTTGCCCCAGCAACAGGAGCAGGAAGCCTGCTGCTCTCCACCGCTGGTCAAGGTTTGGCAACAGTAGCTGAGGTCACCCGCATCGTGAGTGGTATGTTGGAacgctacaaaaataaaaaagcccaaGCACAGGCTAAAGACATACTGCCCACCCGTGACCAAGAGGACAGGGAGGATGAGGAAGATAAGGCACACTATGTCACAGCTGCTAGAGAGATTATCGATAATGTTGGAAACACCATGAAGTATACCAAGGAAAACATCCGTGCATTTCAGAAACTCAGAGCCAACCCACGCTTGGCCAATGATGCCAAGCGTCTTCTGACCACTGGCCAAGTCTCCTCCCGGAGCAGGGCGCAGGTGCAAAAGGCCTTTGCGGGAACAACACTGGCGATGACCAAAAAAGCTCTCATATGGGAAGGTGTGATGTCCGTCTTCTTCCTTGGCCGTGACTTGGCCTCTCTCTCAAAGGAATTGACGCACCTGAAGGAAGGAACAAGGACAAAGTTTGCAGAAGAGTTGAGAGCCAAGGCCTCGGAGCTGGAGAGGAAACTCACAGAACTCACCCAGCTTTACGAGAGCTTGTTGCAGAAAGTGAGGTCAAGGGCCGGAGGGGTGGGGAAGGTCAAGGCTTACTGGAAGGGGTTAAGGGAGCATGTGTGGATgtgggtgtggctgtgtgtgtgtttgtgtgtctgtgcgtACGTACAGTTTACATGA